A single genomic interval of Pyruvatibacter sp. HU-CL02332 harbors:
- a CDS encoding ATP-binding protein, producing the protein MLSRAEMHPRGSDQVHQEADVPEPENTADGRDGRIDPALEARARRDLIDFLYAQSASGRLTPVFVFSICFALFFPYVSWWTLPLVLAFQLGGTGLGEVLRRRHARLSPDADRGPWARGYMLVSAICGVSWGLVGSLWLIPEKPELQVVLVMVLIAGVTGSLVSRSPHLPSLFIFTAALGAPFIAVQLTMGVYGVAIALLALLFAYSMQGWGRGLNRMYIREAAARLRANDLVRDLETARDVAEARAEEAIEARHAAEAGARAKTEFLATISHEVRTPLNGIQGMAELMQDTPLSDNQQDWLTTIRESADNLGIILDDIIDMSLHESGAADCERASYDPRVIATQIIGIHEPEARRKDLEINMVVLPEVPMTATGDEKRCRQALLNLVGNAVKFTDSGRVSIKLSVEMSPEIGADVLRYAVRDTGIGVAPASLSNLFAEFVQVDQSITRRHGGRGLGLALVKRIVEQMDGHVGVRSTLGEGSEFWFDVPLSKRAVPGSGDAKVNERALGIVSSKITDLENALGEAKAHEIVEACLDAAWTLAETIETARRNGDIEAVGRAAHDLKSTSGNIGLSALEARAGTIEAAVRSGDRATALEQASLVPGETAMAQTDLVASHPQFARVGRSGRASAKAS; encoded by the coding sequence ATGTTGAGTAGGGCAGAGATGCATCCGCGTGGGTCAGATCAAGTGCATCAGGAAGCCGATGTTCCTGAGCCTGAAAATACTGCAGACGGGCGCGATGGCCGTATTGATCCGGCACTGGAAGCGCGCGCCCGCAGGGATCTGATCGATTTTCTCTATGCCCAGTCAGCGTCTGGCCGATTGACGCCGGTTTTTGTCTTTTCCATCTGTTTCGCCCTGTTCTTTCCCTATGTGTCGTGGTGGACGCTGCCGCTGGTCTTGGCGTTTCAACTCGGCGGTACCGGGCTCGGCGAGGTGCTTCGCCGCCGCCATGCCCGGCTGTCTCCTGATGCAGATCGGGGGCCTTGGGCTCGCGGTTACATGCTCGTCAGCGCCATTTGCGGTGTAAGCTGGGGGCTTGTCGGTTCGCTATGGCTCATTCCGGAAAAACCCGAGCTTCAGGTCGTTCTGGTCATGGTGTTGATTGCTGGCGTCACGGGTTCCCTTGTGTCCCGGTCGCCGCATCTCCCATCTTTGTTCATCTTTACGGCCGCCCTGGGTGCCCCCTTCATAGCTGTGCAACTCACGATGGGTGTCTATGGCGTTGCGATCGCATTGCTGGCGTTGCTCTTCGCCTACAGCATGCAGGGGTGGGGACGGGGCTTGAACCGGATGTATATCCGAGAGGCGGCAGCCCGGTTGCGGGCGAATGATCTCGTGCGGGACCTGGAAACTGCGCGTGACGTAGCCGAAGCCCGTGCTGAAGAAGCCATTGAAGCCCGCCACGCCGCAGAAGCAGGTGCCCGCGCGAAAACGGAGTTCCTGGCGACCATCAGTCACGAAGTGCGCACGCCCCTGAATGGCATTCAGGGCATGGCTGAGCTGATGCAGGACACACCCTTGTCCGACAATCAGCAGGACTGGCTGACAACCATCCGGGAGAGTGCTGACAATCTGGGCATCATTCTCGACGACATCATCGACATGTCTCTGCATGAATCGGGCGCAGCCGACTGTGAACGCGCGTCATATGACCCAAGGGTGATCGCGACGCAGATCATCGGCATTCATGAGCCGGAGGCCCGCCGCAAGGACCTTGAGATAAACATGGTCGTCCTGCCTGAGGTGCCCATGACAGCGACCGGGGATGAGAAACGGTGTCGTCAGGCACTGCTGAACCTCGTTGGAAACGCGGTGAAGTTTACTGATAGTGGCAGGGTCTCCATCAAGCTATCCGTTGAAATGTCCCCGGAAATTGGCGCCGACGTGCTGCGATATGCCGTGCGCGATACGGGTATCGGCGTTGCACCGGCAAGCCTCTCGAACCTGTTTGCCGAGTTTGTTCAGGTCGACCAGTCGATCACTCGCCGCCATGGCGGGCGAGGTCTTGGGTTGGCACTGGTAAAACGCATTGTTGAGCAGATGGATGGCCACGTGGGTGTGCGCAGCACACTAGGGGAGGGGTCTGAGTTCTGGTTCGACGTACCGCTGTCCAAGCGGGCCGTTCCTGGTAGCGGTGATGCAAAGGTCAACGAAAGAGCGCTGGGGATTGTCAGCTCCAAGATCACAGATCTTGAAAACGCCTTGGGTGAAGCAAAAGCTCATGAAATCGTTGAGGCCTGTCTCGATGCGGCCTGGACGCTGGCTGAAACTATTGAAACTGCGCGGCGCAACGGCGACATTGAAGCGGTGGGGCGTGCGGCTCATGACCTCAAATCGACCTCCGGCAACATTGGCCTGAGTGCACTGGAAGCCAGAGCAGGCACAATCGAGGCTGCCGTGCGTTCCGGTGATCGAGCAACAGCGTTGGAGCAGGCCTCTTTGGTGCCCGGTGAAACAGCCATGGCCCAAACGGACCTTGTGGCCAGCCATCCTCAGTTTGCGCGGGTCGGCAGGAGCGGCAGAGCCAGCGCAAAAGCCTCGTAA
- a CDS encoding ATP-dependent DNA helicase produces the protein MANSSDSSLPPTGASATQRRVMVPDASALVATPRGSIVLTTEGEIVELTKGQTAERLKREPHLIVHTRFTARRFGVRLADMAQSFDVLELFGFVYPAQFCTPTPLGLARTLSLVDPAETPEPEELAVELLTAARTLAQTLANEDYPGRDQAAALARTMDKAGWAWGPVVTTALGAPKSYADTGWLTGLEAWKKLPEWEETAARGKPGNRPVAPEEAGGRLRQLVGAGAEDRQGQKDYASAASRAFLPREPGEPHLVLAEAGTGTGKTLGYIAPASLWAERNDAPVWLSTYTKNLQRQLDQELTKLYPDPEQKSSKVVLRKGRENYLCLLNFEEGAGRAAAGVAAPGAPGNPSLIPLGLIARWIRATRDGDMLGGDFPSWLVPGAARAGNEGGIGLTDRRGECVYSACPHYKTCFIERATRKSRNADIVVANHALVLTQAANAHIPDASGELVLSENTQRVVFDEGHHVFDAADGAFSVVLSGFETAELRRWIRGSEARRSRRTRGLRERVGDLIEDMDEGPKLLDEAESAARVLAGPGWQTRIQTEAANTPAEQFLAQVRLQVLTRNANDSTPFSLETQVSPPIEDLPATASRLANGLGELARPLRAIAGLLSKRLQEEGESLEPATRMRIEAAYGAIIRRTGGLIPSWMAMLQGIGREPDEGFVEWFELERSDGRERDIAMRRHWLDPTIPLAEVVLDRAQGVLVTSATLRDEPVLQPAPVDDVLDPFNGISRDIHDMPTDTTMDDLPEDEMHWASAEVRTGAMHLAAPAIRASFPSPFDYANQVRVFAVHELGRARLDVLAGAYRTLFEASGGGALGIFTAIARLRAVHERLQPALAAKGLNLYAQHVDAMDVGTLVDIFKSERDSCLLGTDAVRDGVDVPGDALRMLVFDRVPWPRPDILHKARRSAFGGGRYDDMIARLRLRQAFGRLIRSADDRGVFTILAPLPSKLLGALPKGVVVERVGLAEAAQASADFLKR, from the coding sequence ATGGCCAATTCGTCTGATTCATCACTGCCGCCCACAGGGGCCAGCGCCACTCAGCGCCGGGTCATGGTGCCTGATGCCTCCGCTTTGGTGGCAACGCCCCGCGGGTCGATTGTGCTGACCACTGAAGGCGAAATTGTCGAGCTGACGAAGGGGCAAACGGCAGAACGGCTGAAGCGTGAGCCACATCTCATTGTCCATACCCGGTTCACAGCAAGACGCTTTGGTGTGCGTTTGGCCGACATGGCGCAGTCCTTTGACGTGCTCGAGCTGTTTGGCTTTGTCTACCCCGCCCAGTTTTGCACTCCAACGCCGCTGGGTTTGGCACGCACGCTGTCTTTGGTGGATCCAGCGGAAACACCTGAACCTGAAGAGCTTGCGGTTGAACTGCTCACGGCCGCCCGCACATTGGCCCAGACGCTTGCCAATGAGGATTATCCCGGCCGGGATCAGGCCGCCGCGCTGGCCCGAACCATGGACAAGGCTGGGTGGGCGTGGGGGCCTGTCGTGACAACCGCACTAGGCGCACCCAAATCCTATGCAGATACCGGGTGGCTGACAGGCCTGGAAGCATGGAAGAAGCTACCCGAGTGGGAAGAGACCGCCGCGCGCGGCAAGCCGGGCAACCGTCCCGTAGCACCCGAGGAGGCGGGCGGTCGTCTGCGTCAGCTTGTGGGCGCAGGTGCGGAGGACCGTCAGGGTCAAAAGGATTACGCCAGCGCTGCATCGCGCGCGTTTTTGCCCCGGGAGCCCGGCGAGCCGCATCTTGTGCTGGCGGAAGCTGGCACGGGAACCGGCAAGACGCTGGGCTACATCGCGCCCGCAAGCCTGTGGGCGGAGCGCAATGACGCGCCGGTCTGGCTCTCGACCTACACCAAGAATTTGCAGCGTCAGCTTGATCAGGAGCTCACTAAACTTTATCCGGACCCGGAGCAAAAATCGTCCAAGGTTGTGCTGCGAAAGGGTCGTGAGAACTATCTGTGTCTGCTCAACTTTGAAGAAGGGGCAGGGCGGGCGGCAGCAGGCGTGGCAGCGCCGGGTGCGCCGGGCAATCCGTCGCTCATTCCTTTGGGTCTCATTGCGCGCTGGATACGAGCTACCCGTGACGGCGACATGCTCGGCGGTGATTTTCCGTCCTGGCTGGTGCCGGGTGCCGCGCGTGCGGGCAATGAGGGCGGCATTGGCCTGACGGATCGGCGTGGGGAGTGCGTGTACTCCGCCTGTCCGCACTACAAAACCTGTTTCATTGAACGCGCCACACGCAAGTCGCGCAACGCGGACATCGTAGTGGCAAACCATGCGCTTGTGCTCACGCAGGCAGCAAATGCGCATATTCCGGACGCAAGCGGTGAGCTGGTGCTCTCCGAAAACACCCAACGTGTCGTGTTTGACGAAGGGCATCATGTCTTCGATGCAGCGGATGGTGCGTTTTCTGTTGTCCTCTCCGGTTTTGAAACCGCTGAACTTCGCCGCTGGATACGCGGCTCTGAGGCTCGCCGCTCCCGCAGGACCCGCGGCCTGCGCGAGCGTGTCGGCGACCTGATCGAAGATATGGATGAAGGCCCAAAACTGCTGGACGAGGCTGAAAGCGCGGCACGCGTGCTTGCAGGCCCCGGCTGGCAGACGCGCATTCAGACCGAAGCCGCAAATACCCCCGCTGAGCAATTCCTGGCGCAGGTTCGGCTGCAGGTGCTGACACGCAACGCAAATGATTCAACGCCGTTCTCGCTGGAGACGCAAGTATCGCCGCCCATTGAAGACCTGCCTGCGACAGCATCTCGGCTCGCTAATGGACTTGGAGAGCTCGCCCGGCCATTGCGGGCCATTGCGGGCCTCCTGTCCAAGCGTCTTCAGGAGGAAGGTGAAAGCCTTGAGCCCGCGACACGCATGCGCATCGAGGCGGCCTACGGCGCCATCATCCGTCGCACGGGTGGCCTCATCCCATCCTGGATGGCAATGCTGCAGGGCATTGGACGCGAGCCGGACGAAGGCTTTGTCGAGTGGTTTGAGCTCGAGCGGTCAGATGGCCGTGAGCGCGACATCGCCATGCGGCGCCACTGGCTGGACCCAACCATCCCGCTGGCAGAGGTGGTGCTGGACCGTGCGCAGGGCGTTTTGGTGACATCCGCTACCCTGCGCGATGAGCCCGTGTTGCAACCCGCACCGGTGGATGACGTTCTGGACCCATTCAACGGCATATCGCGGGACATCCACGACATGCCGACCGACACCACCATGGATGATCTGCCGGAAGATGAAATGCACTGGGCCAGCGCGGAAGTGCGCACAGGCGCCATGCATCTGGCAGCACCGGCGATCCGGGCAAGTTTCCCATCGCCCTTTGACTACGCCAATCAGGTCCGCGTGTTTGCCGTCCATGAACTGGGCCGCGCCCGCTTGGATGTATTGGCAGGGGCCTACCGTACGTTGTTTGAAGCGTCGGGCGGTGGCGCCCTTGGGATATTCACAGCTATTGCCCGTCTGCGCGCCGTCCATGAACGGCTGCAGCCTGCCCTCGCCGCCAAGGGGCTCAACCTTTACGCCCAGCATGTGGACGCCATGGACGTGGGCACGTTGGTGGATATTTTCAAAAGCGAGCGCGACAGCTGCCTGCTTGGAACCGATGCCGTGCGCGACGGCGTGGATGTTCCAGGCGATGCGCTGCGGATGCTCGTGTTTGACCGCGTGCCCTGGCCGCGACCGGACATTCTCCACAAGGCCCGCCGCTCGGCGTTCGGGGGTGGCCGGTACGACGACATGATTGCGCGGCTGCGCTTGCGTCAGGCCTTTGGCCGTTTGATCCGGTCCGCCGATGATCGCGGTGTTTTCACGATTCTGGCGCCGCTTCCCTCCAAACTGCTGGGCGCACTGCCCAAAGGCGTTGTCGTGGAGCGGGTGGGGCTTGCGGAAGCAGCCCAGGCAAGTGCCGACTTCTTGAAGCGGTAA
- a CDS encoding tellurite resistance TerB family protein — protein sequence MASTINPQSALIYVMVTMAAVDGNISDNELKKIGNITAVLPAFKDYSQEKLVPTAQECAAILQEDDGLETVLGLVKEALPVHMRETAYAMATEVAAADLQIGQEELRLLEIIRHKLDVERLVAAAIERGTRARHLRP from the coding sequence ATGGCCTCGACGATCAATCCGCAATCTGCACTCATCTACGTGATGGTCACCATGGCCGCCGTTGACGGCAACATTTCCGACAATGAACTCAAGAAAATCGGCAACATCACTGCCGTGCTGCCAGCATTCAAAGATTATTCCCAGGAAAAGCTGGTGCCGACCGCGCAGGAATGCGCTGCCATTTTGCAGGAAGACGATGGGCTGGAAACCGTGCTCGGCCTCGTGAAGGAAGCGTTGCCCGTGCACATGCGCGAGACAGCCTACGCCATGGCAACAGAGGTGGCGGCTGCAGACCTGCAGATCGGCCAGGAAGAGCTACGCCTTCTGGAAATCATCCGCCACAAGCTGGACGTGGAACGTCTGGTTGCTGCCGCCATTGAACGCGGCACGCGGGCCCGCCATCTGCGTCCTTAG
- a CDS encoding sterol desaturase family protein encodes MEQFFISNEGAIRLAAFAGLLTLFILAEALWPRRDRALGRFQRWTTNGLMTILNTVALRVAVPVLAVGAAGFAQRMDVGLLNMLDVAQWVTVLAAIILLDAAIYAQHLVFHHVPVLWRIHRVHHVDRDIDVTTALRFHPVEILLSMVIKIALVVALGAPPAAVIIFEVLLNGTAMFNHANLRLPLGFDRALRWLIVTPDMHRVHHSVRVPETNSNFGFNLSLWDRLFGTYKDQPDDGHTSMTIGLSEFQDDRPARLGFSLWLPFSKGP; translated from the coding sequence ATGGAGCAGTTTTTTATCAGCAATGAAGGCGCCATCCGGCTTGCAGCCTTTGCGGGCCTGTTAACCCTGTTCATCCTGGCAGAAGCCCTTTGGCCTCGCCGGGACAGAGCCCTTGGGCGATTTCAGCGCTGGACCACAAACGGCCTCATGACGATCCTCAACACAGTCGCCTTGCGCGTGGCAGTTCCGGTGCTGGCAGTGGGCGCCGCCGGATTTGCCCAGCGTATGGATGTGGGCCTGCTCAACATGCTGGACGTTGCCCAGTGGGTGACCGTACTCGCGGCGATCATCCTTCTGGATGCAGCGATCTACGCACAGCATCTGGTTTTTCATCATGTGCCGGTCTTATGGCGCATTCATCGGGTCCATCATGTGGATCGCGACATTGATGTCACGACCGCTTTGCGGTTCCACCCGGTTGAAATTCTGCTGAGCATGGTCATCAAGATCGCGCTGGTCGTCGCCTTGGGCGCGCCGCCGGCAGCAGTCATCATTTTTGAAGTCCTGCTCAACGGAACGGCCATGTTCAACCATGCCAATCTGCGCTTGCCGCTGGGATTTGACAGGGCTTTGCGCTGGCTGATCGTGACGCCAGACATGCACCGGGTGCATCATTCCGTGCGGGTGCCGGAAACAAACAGCAATTTTGGATTCAACCTGTCGCTTTGGGACAGGCTGTTTGGTACCTATAAGGACCAACCCGACGATGGTCATACGTCGATGACCATCGGTCTTTCCGAATTTCAGGATGATCGCCCCGCACGCCTTGGCTTCTCGCTTTGGCTGCCATTTTCAAAGGGGCCCTAG
- a CDS encoding histidine phosphatase family protein translates to MKRLLLLRHAKSDWSDEDLDDHARTLNARGRAAATRMGQYINENGLAPQLIVCSTATRTRETLELLQQEMGTDAKVCFDRGMYLAMPEQMLDVALEHLQQAETEPDCVLILAHNPGTHSLALGLAHSGDAQVLSTLQRKYPTAALTVIDCDASDWSDLPAGGHLKAFVMPRTLPDVS, encoded by the coding sequence GTGAAAAGACTGCTGCTTCTCCGCCATGCCAAATCCGACTGGTCCGACGAAGATCTGGATGATCACGCCCGTACGCTGAATGCTCGTGGTCGCGCCGCAGCAACCCGCATGGGCCAATACATCAACGAAAATGGCCTGGCGCCGCAGCTGATCGTTTGCTCCACGGCCACCCGCACGCGCGAGACGCTGGAGCTGCTGCAACAGGAAATGGGCACGGACGCCAAAGTATGCTTTGACCGGGGCATGTATCTGGCAATGCCCGAGCAGATGCTTGATGTGGCGCTGGAGCACTTGCAGCAAGCTGAGACAGAGCCGGACTGTGTTTTGATCCTGGCCCATAACCCCGGCACACACAGCCTTGCCCTCGGTCTGGCACATTCAGGGGATGCACAAGTGCTAAGCACGCTTCAGCGCAAATACCCCACAGCCGCGCTGACGGTGATCGACTGCGACGCCAGCGACTGGTCGGACCTGCCGGCAGGCGGGCACCTCAAGGCGTTCGTCATGCCGCGTACGCTGCCTGACGTCAGTTAA
- a CDS encoding transporter substrate-binding domain-containing protein: MQGKLRTWLRYAVRWLATWPHGRRSAVILALFFWAAGLVATRIDGLAVMDLPYGPVLADGVLTMPAGEVVASVPPAVLAPATPPPVIAQGPPPPLPLPRPAQDTDEPSAAPIEQAVEETGPVTPTLVIATEGDYPPFNFVDATGALRGLEIDLVYAVCAELKIACEFVSRRWDELLPGLSNNDYQLVAASMRIPRQPPDGVVFSRPYFGSAAAYAAREGDVAARLRGPIGVEADTRMAAYLASRNDNVTIQTYPDAISTYQALVDDQVAAVFDDAVRLNRWLNDPSAACCVMSGQPVFSTEFFGPGVGFALRENDGELLGEVNQALDQLAKEGRIAELSDRYLPFALN; encoded by the coding sequence ATGCAGGGAAAGCTGCGAACATGGCTGAGATACGCGGTCCGGTGGCTTGCCACCTGGCCCCATGGTCGTCGCTCTGCCGTCATCCTTGCCTTGTTTTTCTGGGCTGCCGGTCTGGTTGCCACCCGCATTGACGGACTGGCCGTCATGGACCTTCCCTATGGGCCAGTGCTGGCTGATGGTGTGCTGACTATGCCGGCCGGAGAGGTCGTTGCATCAGTGCCGCCAGCTGTCCTTGCCCCGGCAACGCCGCCGCCAGTCATTGCACAGGGGCCGCCGCCGCCACTGCCTCTCCCAAGGCCCGCTCAGGACACAGACGAGCCCTCGGCAGCACCTATTGAACAGGCCGTTGAAGAAACCGGCCCGGTCACACCCACACTCGTCATCGCCACGGAGGGCGACTACCCGCCGTTCAATTTTGTAGATGCCACAGGTGCATTGCGCGGGTTGGAGATTGATCTGGTCTATGCGGTGTGTGCTGAACTCAAAATCGCCTGCGAATTTGTCTCTCGGCGCTGGGACGAGTTGCTGCCCGGCTTGTCCAACAACGACTATCAGCTTGTTGCGGCCTCAATGCGTATTCCAAGACAGCCACCTGACGGCGTTGTCTTCTCGCGTCCCTATTTTGGAAGCGCCGCGGCCTACGCCGCACGGGAGGGAGATGTTGCTGCGCGCCTGCGAGGGCCGATAGGCGTCGAGGCTGACACCCGTATGGCGGCCTATCTCGCCAGCCGGAATGACAACGTGACCATCCAGACCTACCCGGATGCAATTTCAACCTATCAGGCGCTAGTTGACGATCAGGTGGCGGCTGTTTTTGACGACGCTGTGCGTCTCAACCGATGGCTGAACGACCCATCGGCGGCATGCTGCGTCATGTCGGGTCAACCCGTATTCAGTACGGAGTTTTTTGGGCCCGGTGTCGGCTTTGCCCTGCGCGAAAACGATGGCGAGCTGCTGGGCGAGGTCAATCAGGCATTGGATCAGCTCGCCAAGGAAGGCCGCATCGCTGAACTGTCAGACCGGTACCTGCCGTTTGCCCTTAACTGA
- a CDS encoding DUF6460 domain-containing protein, whose translation MNNIFGGSPPAVILKIAIASVCVGLLLAITGMDPMMVWEDAFATIGNVWGWAIDWFAWAGKYLIMGAIIVVPIWIVVRLFDVLFGGSKSS comes from the coding sequence ATGAACAACATTTTTGGTGGTTCTCCACCTGCCGTAATTCTCAAAATCGCCATCGCCAGCGTTTGCGTTGGGCTGCTTCTGGCGATCACGGGCATGGACCCGATGATGGTCTGGGAAGATGCTTTTGCCACCATTGGCAATGTCTGGGGCTGGGCAATCGACTGGTTTGCCTGGGCCGGCAAGTACCTGATCATGGGCGCCATCATCGTTGTGCCCATCTGGATCGTGGTGCGTTTGTTCGACGTTCTGTTCGGCGGCAGCAAATCGTCATAG
- a CDS encoding cisplatin damage response ATP-dependent DNA ligase produces the protein MNLFAQFLDALSYEPRRNGKLTLMVDYFRDVPDPERGYALAALTGGLEFKHAKAGLIRELVSARVDPVLFELSYDYVGDLAETTALIWPERPGANRVPGLSEVVETLRGAAKTETPRLIEGWLDALDANGRWALIKLVTGGLRVGVSARLAKTAVAQFGDLPVNEVEELWHGLDVPYTELFAWAEGTADKPAHAALAPFRPVMLAHPITDSDFQKLTPEDFSAEWKWDGIRVQAVSEGGVRRLYSRTGDDISKAFPDVIEALDFEASLDGELLIGQGDAVRPFADLQKRLNRKTVSKKTLLESPAFIRAYDVLVIEGDDLRALPFAERRQRLLAWHDRTTPERIDISDQLVFKTWDDLAAARAENLSTGVEGLMLKRRDSVYEPGRPKGPWWKWKRDPFIIDAVLLYAQRGHGKRSSFYSDYTFGVWRGDDLVPVGKAYFGFTDDELKQIDKFVRGNTTNRFGPVREVTHTRDEGLVLEVAFEGLNRSTRHKSGVAMRFPRISRLRWDKPPAEADTLETLEKLLPEA, from the coding sequence ATGAACCTGTTCGCCCAGTTTCTGGATGCCCTGTCCTATGAGCCGCGCCGCAACGGCAAACTGACGCTGATGGTGGATTACTTTCGCGACGTACCGGACCCCGAACGCGGCTATGCGCTGGCGGCCCTGACCGGCGGCCTTGAATTCAAGCACGCCAAGGCCGGTCTTATTCGTGAGCTTGTGTCTGCACGTGTTGATCCGGTTTTGTTTGAACTGTCTTACGACTATGTGGGCGATCTGGCGGAAACGACTGCACTGATCTGGCCAGAACGGCCCGGTGCCAACCGGGTGCCCGGCCTGTCTGAGGTGGTGGAGACGTTGAGGGGCGCCGCCAAGACTGAAACACCCAGGCTCATCGAAGGCTGGCTGGACGCACTGGACGCCAATGGCCGCTGGGCTCTCATCAAACTAGTGACCGGCGGGCTTCGCGTAGGTGTATCCGCACGCCTTGCAAAAACAGCTGTTGCGCAGTTTGGCGACCTTCCCGTGAACGAAGTCGAAGAACTCTGGCACGGGCTTGATGTGCCGTATACGGAGTTATTTGCATGGGCTGAAGGCACGGCGGACAAACCAGCTCACGCGGCGCTGGCGCCGTTCCGACCGGTGATGCTGGCTCACCCCATCACCGACTCCGACTTTCAGAAACTTACGCCAGAGGACTTTTCCGCTGAATGGAAGTGGGACGGCATTCGGGTGCAGGCTGTGTCGGAGGGCGGTGTTCGACGTCTTTACAGCCGAACCGGCGATGATATTTCCAAGGCATTCCCGGACGTGATCGAGGCACTGGATTTCGAAGCGTCTTTGGATGGCGAATTGCTGATTGGTCAGGGCGACGCCGTACGACCCTTCGCGGACCTGCAGAAACGGCTGAACCGCAAAACCGTTTCCAAGAAAACGCTGTTAGAAAGTCCCGCGTTTATTCGCGCTTACGACGTGTTGGTGATCGAGGGTGATGACCTGCGGGCGCTTCCCTTTGCGGAGCGCCGCCAAAGACTGCTGGCATGGCACGACCGCACCACGCCTGAGCGGATCGACATCTCTGACCAACTTGTTTTCAAGACATGGGATGATCTGGCGGCGGCCCGCGCTGAAAACCTGTCGACCGGCGTCGAAGGTTTGATGCTGAAGCGCCGTGACAGTGTATATGAGCCCGGACGCCCCAAGGGTCCGTGGTGGAAGTGGAAGCGTGATCCTTTCATCATTGATGCGGTGTTGCTTTACGCCCAGCGCGGACACGGCAAACGGTCGTCGTTTTATTCCGACTACACATTTGGCGTCTGGCGCGGCGACGACCTGGTGCCGGTGGGCAAGGCCTATTTCGGTTTTACCGATGATGAGTTGAAGCAGATCGACAAATTTGTTCGAGGCAACACGACCAACCGCTTTGGCCCGGTCCGCGAGGTGACGCATACGCGAGACGAAGGCCTGGTGCTCGAGGTGGCCTTTGAAGGCCTCAATCGGTCCACGCGGCACAAATCGGGTGTTGCCATGCGCTTTCCAAGGATTTCGCGATTGCGATGGGACAAGCCACCTGCTGAGGCGGATACGCTGGAAACACTGGAAAAACTGCTGCCGGAAGCGTGA
- a CDS encoding ligase-associated DNA damage response exonuclease — protein sequence MPADKLLHPMPEGLYCPVGDFYVDPVRPVDRAVITHGHADHARAGHGAVLATPETLAIMAVRYGVDFTGTRQPVAYGESTAVNGVDVKLMPAGHVLGSAQAVIEHKGTRIVVSGDYKRRRDPTCARFEPVPCDVFVTEATFALPVFRHPPTEDETAKLIASLERFPERTHLVGAYALGKAQRVIMHLREQGYDRPIYLHGAMEKLCALYKEFGVDLGDLQPAAGHSKEDLAGQIVVAPPSATRDRWSRRFADPVTAFASGWMRVRARARQAAVELPLIISDHADWDELISTIEELSPQELWVTHGREDALVHAATQMGIAAQPLSLVGYDDEDGESVEVDAADTVS from the coding sequence ATGCCCGCTGACAAATTACTGCATCCCATGCCGGAGGGGCTCTACTGCCCGGTAGGCGATTTCTATGTGGACCCGGTGCGTCCGGTGGACAGGGCCGTCATAACCCACGGCCATGCAGACCATGCCCGTGCGGGCCACGGAGCCGTGCTGGCGACACCCGAAACACTGGCCATCATGGCCGTGCGCTATGGGGTGGATTTTACCGGAACCCGGCAACCTGTGGCCTACGGTGAATCCACGGCCGTCAACGGCGTGGACGTAAAGCTTATGCCCGCCGGGCACGTGCTTGGATCGGCGCAGGCTGTCATTGAGCACAAGGGCACCCGTATTGTGGTGTCCGGTGACTACAAACGCCGCCGCGACCCGACCTGCGCCCGCTTCGAGCCTGTGCCCTGCGATGTCTTTGTGACAGAGGCCACCTTTGCTCTGCCGGTCTTTCGCCATCCACCAACCGAAGATGAAACCGCCAAGCTGATTGCGTCGCTTGAGCGGTTTCCGGAGCGGACACATCTGGTAGGAGCCTATGCCCTCGGCAAAGCGCAGCGCGTGATCATGCACCTGCGCGAGCAAGGCTACGATCGACCCATCTATCTGCATGGGGCGATGGAAAAACTCTGCGCACTCTACAAGGAATTCGGCGTTGATCTGGGTGATCTGCAGCCCGCGGCGGGTCACTCAAAAGAGGACCTTGCCGGTCAGATTGTTGTCGCCCCGCCCTCTGCCACGCGGGACAGGTGGTCACGCCGGTTTGCTGATCCGGTTACGGCCTTTGCCAGCGGATGGATGCGGGTGCGGGCCCGTGCGCGGCAGGCCGCTGTTGAGCTGCCATTGATCATCTCAGACCACGCGGACTGGGATGAACTGATTTCAACCATCGAAGAACTGTCGCCGCAGGAATTGTGGGTGACCCACGGGCGTGAAGACGCGCTGGTACATGCCGCTACCCAGATGGGCATCGCCGCCCAGCCGTTGAGCCTTGTGGGCTATGACGATGAAGACGGCGAAAGTGTAGAGGTAGATGCCGCGGATACGGTGTCATGA